Proteins encoded within one genomic window of Oncorhynchus nerka isolate Pitt River linkage group LG9b, Oner_Uvic_2.0, whole genome shotgun sequence:
- the LOC115114582 gene encoding THO complex subunit 1-like isoform X1, with the protein MQNKYLQWKALVDDFLSLIYLSIDGVTEGICSANTAFLLLGDVLDCLPLYQCDVFSFVEENVSTWKSNSFYTAGKNYLLRMCNDLLRRLSKSQNTVFCGRIQLFLARLFPLSKKSGLNLQSQFNLDNITVFNKNEQESTLGQKPTEEEDGMEVEKGEMGNLVHLLHGKQHESLFHLSQCLESSVVFHQHTCCTDPYAGKSCKFDCSLLKQVVIYKIAPCL; encoded by the exons ATGCAAAATAAATATTTACA GTGGAAAGCACTCGTCGATGACTTCCTGTCTCTCATCTATCTCAGCATTGATGGAGTCACTGAAG GTATCTGCTCCGCCAACACTGCTTTCCTACTGTTGGGAGATGTTCTGGACTGTCTTCCTCTGTACCAGTGTGATGTCTTCTCCTTTGTTGAAGAGAATGTCTCCACCTGGAAGTCT AACTCCTTTTACACTGCTGGGAAGAACTACTTGTTAAGGATGTGTAATG ATCTTTTGAGGAGGTTGTCCAAGTCTCAGAACACAGTCTTCTGTGGACGGATCCAGCTGTTCCTGGCTCGTCTCTTTCCCCTGTCTAAGAAATCAG GTCTGAACCTGCAGAGCCAGTTTAATCTCGACAACATCACAGTGTTCAACAAAAATGAGCAAGAGAGCACTCTTGGCCAGAAG CccacagaggaggaggatgggatgGAAGTGGAGAAGGGGGAGATGGGGAACCTAGTGCACCTGCTCCATGGTAAGCAACATGAGTCCTTGTTCCATCTATCGCAATGCTTGGAATCATCAGTGGTTTTTCATCAACATACCTGTTGCACTGATCCCTATGCTGGCAAGTCTTGTAAGTTTGATTGCAGCTTGCTAAAACAAGTTGTCATCTATAAAATTGCTCCCTGTTTGTAG
- the LOC115114582 gene encoding THO complex subunit 1-like isoform X4 — MQNKYLQWKALVDDFLSLIYLSIDGVTEGICSANTAFLLLGDVLDCLPLYQCDVFSFVEENVSTWKSNSFYTAGKNYLLRMCNDLLRRLSKSQNTVFCGRIQLFLARLFPLSKKSGLNLQSQFNLDNITVFNKNEQESTLGQKPTEEEDGMEVEKGEMGNLVHLLHAL; from the exons ATGCAAAATAAATATTTACA GTGGAAAGCACTCGTCGATGACTTCCTGTCTCTCATCTATCTCAGCATTGATGGAGTCACTGAAG GTATCTGCTCCGCCAACACTGCTTTCCTACTGTTGGGAGATGTTCTGGACTGTCTTCCTCTGTACCAGTGTGATGTCTTCTCCTTTGTTGAAGAGAATGTCTCCACCTGGAAGTCT AACTCCTTTTACACTGCTGGGAAGAACTACTTGTTAAGGATGTGTAATG ATCTTTTGAGGAGGTTGTCCAAGTCTCAGAACACAGTCTTCTGTGGACGGATCCAGCTGTTCCTGGCTCGTCTCTTTCCCCTGTCTAAGAAATCAG GTCTGAACCTGCAGAGCCAGTTTAATCTCGACAACATCACAGTGTTCAACAAAAATGAGCAAGAGAGCACTCTTGGCCAGAAG CccacagaggaggaggatgggatgGAAGTGGAGAAGGGGGAGATGGGGAACCTAGTGCACCTGCTCCATG CTTTGTGA
- the LOC115114582 gene encoding THO complex subunit 1-like isoform X3 — MQNKYLQWKALVDDFLSLIYLSIDGVTEGICSANTAFLLLGDVLDCLPLYQCDVFSFVEENVSTWKSNSFYTAGKNYLLRMCNDLLRRLSKSQNTVFCGRIQLFLARLFPLSKKSGLNLQSQFNLDNITVFNKNEQESTLGQKPTEEEDGMEVEKGEMGNLVHLLHVFRRDAGSV; from the exons ATGCAAAATAAATATTTACA GTGGAAAGCACTCGTCGATGACTTCCTGTCTCTCATCTATCTCAGCATTGATGGAGTCACTGAAG GTATCTGCTCCGCCAACACTGCTTTCCTACTGTTGGGAGATGTTCTGGACTGTCTTCCTCTGTACCAGTGTGATGTCTTCTCCTTTGTTGAAGAGAATGTCTCCACCTGGAAGTCT AACTCCTTTTACACTGCTGGGAAGAACTACTTGTTAAGGATGTGTAATG ATCTTTTGAGGAGGTTGTCCAAGTCTCAGAACACAGTCTTCTGTGGACGGATCCAGCTGTTCCTGGCTCGTCTCTTTCCCCTGTCTAAGAAATCAG GTCTGAACCTGCAGAGCCAGTTTAATCTCGACAACATCACAGTGTTCAACAAAAATGAGCAAGAGAGCACTCTTGGCCAGAAG CccacagaggaggaggatgggatgGAAGTGGAGAAGGGGGAGATGGGGAACCTAGTGCACCTGCTCCATG TATTCAGACGAGACGCTGGCAGTGTTTAG
- the LOC115114582 gene encoding THO complex subunit 1-like isoform X2, with protein sequence MSRLWKALVDDFLSLIYLSIDGVTEGICSANTAFLLLGDVLDCLPLYQCDVFSFVEENVSTWKSNSFYTAGKNYLLRMCNDLLRRLSKSQNTVFCGRIQLFLARLFPLSKKSGLNLQSQFNLDNITVFNKNEQESTLGQKPTEEEDGMEVEKGEMGNLVHLLHGKQHESLFHLSQCLESSVVFHQHTCCTDPYAGKSCKFDCSLLKQVVIYKIAPCL encoded by the exons ATGAGTAGATT GTGGAAAGCACTCGTCGATGACTTCCTGTCTCTCATCTATCTCAGCATTGATGGAGTCACTGAAG GTATCTGCTCCGCCAACACTGCTTTCCTACTGTTGGGAGATGTTCTGGACTGTCTTCCTCTGTACCAGTGTGATGTCTTCTCCTTTGTTGAAGAGAATGTCTCCACCTGGAAGTCT AACTCCTTTTACACTGCTGGGAAGAACTACTTGTTAAGGATGTGTAATG ATCTTTTGAGGAGGTTGTCCAAGTCTCAGAACACAGTCTTCTGTGGACGGATCCAGCTGTTCCTGGCTCGTCTCTTTCCCCTGTCTAAGAAATCAG GTCTGAACCTGCAGAGCCAGTTTAATCTCGACAACATCACAGTGTTCAACAAAAATGAGCAAGAGAGCACTCTTGGCCAGAAG CccacagaggaggaggatgggatgGAAGTGGAGAAGGGGGAGATGGGGAACCTAGTGCACCTGCTCCATGGTAAGCAACATGAGTCCTTGTTCCATCTATCGCAATGCTTGGAATCATCAGTGGTTTTTCATCAACATACCTGTTGCACTGATCCCTATGCTGGCAAGTCTTGTAAGTTTGATTGCAGCTTGCTAAAACAAGTTGTCATCTATAAAATTGCTCCCTGTTTGTAG